A segment of the Acidobacteriota bacterium genome:
ACCCCGACCGCCTCTACGCCGCCACCCGCTCGGGAGTTTGGCAGTCGCTGGACGGCGGCCAGTCCTGGACCCTGTCGCTCGATCCCCGCAAGGAAAACGGGGCGCTGATCGCAGGGGGCTGCCTTCACCTGGCCATGCGAAGCGACCAGGGCAACGCCGACTTCCTCTTCGCCTCCTGCGGGACCCTCTTCGACCAGGCCGTGATCTACCGCAACCGCGACGCCAACTCCGACGCCGCTTGGAACAAGGTGCTGACCGAGCCCGGTATGGGACTCACCTCGCTGGCCATCGCGCCTTCCAACCAGAACATCGTCTACGCTCTGGCCTCCAGCATCGCTCCCGGCCCCTATAGCGGCGGACTCCACGCCGTCTTCCGCTCCGACCAAGAGGGATTTCCGGGCACCTGGACGCCGCTGGTGCGCAACACCGACGCCAACAAACTCAACACCCTGCTGCTCAGCAATCCGCTCATCGCCAACCGGGTCCTGTGCGGCTCAGGACCGTCCGACGGATTTTCCAACCTGGGCTGGTACGCCAACGTGATCGCCGTCGACCCCACCGATCCTGACGTGGTGTGGGCAGGGGGCGTGGACCTCTTCCGCTCCGATGACGGCGGACGCAACTGGGGGCCGGTCTCCTATTGGTGGAGATCCCCGCCCTCCTCGCACGCCGACAACCACGTCATCGTTTTTCATCCCGACTACGGGGTGGATGGCAACCAGACTTTCTACCTGGGGGGAGACGGAGGCGTCTGGCGCACCGACAACGCCCGCGCCCCGCGCTCCACGCAGCCCACTTCGGTGTGCAGCCCGGCCAACAGCCAAGTGACCTGGAGGCACTTAGTCACCAATTACGGCACGATCCAGTTCTATCACGGCGCCGCCTTCCCCGACGGAGAGTCTTACTTTGCCGGCGCCCAGGACAACGGGACGCTGCTCAGTTCGGACCAAGCCGGACCCAACGGCTGGCGCCGAATCCTGGGAGGCGACGGGGCCTACACGGCGGTCGATCCCCGCAATCCCGACACCCTCTACCTCTCTTTTCAAGGATTGGCCTTCAGCCGCTCCGACAACGGCGGCACTACCGTCAACATTGGCCTTACGACGGGAATCTTGGAGAGCCCCGCCAACTTCCTCTTCATTACTCCCTTCCTGCTCGATCCCAACAACCCCGACCGGCTCTGGATCGGGGGCAACCGGGTGTGGCGCACCGAGAACCGGGGCACCATCTGGTCGGCAGCCAGCGACAACCTCAGCCTCAACGCCAGCGTCAGCGCCATCGCCGTCTCCACCATCGACTCCAACCGCGCCTTGGTGGGGATGAACAACGGCTTCATCCACCGCCAGGGATCGGCTCTCAGCACCATCGGCGCTTCGCCCTGGCCCTCGGTCCAGCCCCGCGGCGGATTCGTCACCTGGCTGGCCTTCGATCCCCATGAAGAAGCCGCCGCCTACGCCACCTACGCCAACTTCGGCGGCACCCACGTGTGGAAGTCCACCGACTGGGGCGCCACCTGGCGGCCGCTGGACGGCCAAGGAGCGGGAGCGCTGCCCGACATTCCCGTCCACGCCATCCTGCCCGACCCCCAGGTGCCGGGACGCCTCTTCCTGGGCACCGACCTGGGCGTTTTCATCTCGGAGGACGGCGGCCAGACCTGGGCCGTGGAAAGCAGCGGCTTCCCCAACACCGTGACCGAGTCCTTCGACCTGATCGAACGCGATGACGGCACGCGCCTGCTCTTCGCTTTCACCCATGGGCGGGGAGCCTGGCGGGTCCAGATCGACCCTCCCGGACCCACCTGCAAACCCCAGCGCTGGATCCCCCACGTCACGCCCCCCGAGGTCGAGTTCACCACCACGGTGCTGGTTTCCAACCCGGGCGATCAAGCCGCCGAAGTTGAATTGGTCCCCTACTCCGAGGACGGCACTGCGCTGCCCTCGCTGATCCGAATGGTGGAGCCGGGAGAAACCCTCATCGACCTCAGTACCGACATCTTTCCCGGTGAAGCCATCAGCCATCTGGGCGTGTGCGCGCCCAGCCAGGCCGCCGTCTCCGCCGCCTACCGCTTCAAGGCCGGAACCGCCGCCAGCGCCCACGTGGCCGAAACCGGGCTGATGTCTGAACGCTTCCTCTTCTTCCCGGGCGAGTACGACATCGTCTTCGACGGGCTGGCCGCCATCAACCGCGGCGACCAGCCGTCCACCATCGAAGCCGTGCTGCTGACCTCGCAGGGAGAGGAAGTGGGCCGGGCCACGCTGGCCGACGACCTGCCTCCTTTGGGCAAGGCGCTGTCGGTCATCGACGCCCAGTTCATCGGACAGCAGGGGGATATGATCGCTCTTGAATCCGATCAGCCTTTCACGCCCTTGATCCTGCGCGGCAGCCGTCCCCAAACCGGGCAGGTGCTGCTCTTCCAGACCGTGCCCGTGGACGGGCGTCCGGGAGTCCTGGAGGCTTCTTCCATCCGTTCCCGGGGAGCCGCCGCCTGCAGCGATCCTTCCCGATGGGTGGCCCACGTGACTCCCGAAGGAGTGGGTTTCGAGACGCGCATTTTCGTGGCCCACCCCGGGGCTTCGCTCAACGCCCAGGTTACCCTGGCAGGCTTCAATGAAACGGGGCAACGGCTGCAGGAGGTCTCTCTGCAGGTCCTGGAAGGGCAGAGCCAGATCGGTCTTTCTCAGGAACTGTTCCACGAGCAGCCCGTCAGCCACTTCGGCATCTGCTCGGCCGAGCCCACTCCAGTGGTGGCCGGCTACCGTTTCGTGGACGGGCCCGGCGCCACCGCCCACACGCCGGCCAGCGCCGTGATGGACACCGAGTTCCTGCTCTATCCGGGCGAATGGGCCAACGTCTTCGACGGCATGTCGATCATCAATCAAGGCGATGAATCCGCCTTGGTTGAGGCGGTTCTGCTGACCGCGGCCGGAGAGGAAGTCCGCCGCGTTGCGCTGGTGGAGAACCTGGCCCCCCGCGCCAAGCACCTGGCGGTTCTGGACGCCGAGTTCATCGGCTTTACGGGGGACGTCATCCGCATCGAAAGCTCCCAGCCGTCCACCCTGCTGCTGCTGCGCGGAACCCGTCCCAACCTGGTCCCCATGCTCCTCTTCGAAACCGTCCCCATCCCCGTCCACGCCCCCCGCTGAAGGGGGGGTGCGCCCAGGGCTTCGATAGCAACGGGAACTTCTCCCAGTTCCTCCTCAACCTCATGCACTGGCTCTCGGGGCTTTTGGAATAGCCCGCCGCAGAGAAAAAATGTAAACCAGAACCGCCTCCCTTCCGTCCTAGAGGGCAGGCACTCACCACATTGCTATTGGTATTTGCAAATGTCTTGTGAAAGGGGTTCACCTATGAAAGCAGAACCGTCTGGAAGAAAACCATCCATCCTGCTGTGGTTGCTGGCGCTATGCGTGCTTTTGGGCATGTCCCAGGTCTTGGGGACACCGGCCCAGCAGGCTCCGCAGGAGCCGGAAGCCCAGCAAGAAAACGGCGAAAAGAAAGCCGAGGACGCGGAAAAAGAACAAGATAAAAAGAAGGACAAAGAGAAGTCCTTTGAGGACGTGGTGGAAGACATGGAACGGGTCGAGGGACTCTTCAGTTTCTACCGCAAGGAGGACGAAAACAAGGTCCTGATCGAGATCCTGCCCGAGCAGTTCGACGAGGACTACCTCTACTCGGCCAAAACCGAGCAGGCCACGGGCGAGCGCGGCCTCTACGGCACCATCATGCGCGAAGAGTACGTCTTCCAGTGG
Coding sequences within it:
- a CDS encoding sialidase family protein, which produces PDRLYAATRSGVWQSLDGGQSWTLSLDPRKENGALIAGGCLHLAMRSDQGNADFLFASCGTLFDQAVIYRNRDANSDAAWNKVLTEPGMGLTSLAIAPSNQNIVYALASSIAPGPYSGGLHAVFRSDQEGFPGTWTPLVRNTDANKLNTLLLSNPLIANRVLCGSGPSDGFSNLGWYANVIAVDPTDPDVVWAGGVDLFRSDDGGRNWGPVSYWWRSPPSSHADNHVIVFHPDYGVDGNQTFYLGGDGGVWRTDNARAPRSTQPTSVCSPANSQVTWRHLVTNYGTIQFYHGAAFPDGESYFAGAQDNGTLLSSDQAGPNGWRRILGGDGAYTAVDPRNPDTLYLSFQGLAFSRSDNGGTTVNIGLTTGILESPANFLFITPFLLDPNNPDRLWIGGNRVWRTENRGTIWSAASDNLSLNASVSAIAVSTIDSNRALVGMNNGFIHRQGSALSTIGASPWPSVQPRGGFVTWLAFDPHEEAAAYATYANFGGTHVWKSTDWGATWRPLDGQGAGALPDIPVHAILPDPQVPGRLFLGTDLGVFISEDGGQTWAVESSGFPNTVTESFDLIERDDGTRLLFAFTHGRGAWRVQIDPPGPTCKPQRWIPHVTPPEVEFTTTVLVSNPGDQAAEVELVPYSEDGTALPSLIRMVEPGETLIDLSTDIFPGEAISHLGVCAPSQAAVSAAYRFKAGTAASAHVAETGLMSERFLFFPGEYDIVFDGLAAINRGDQPSTIEAVLLTSQGEEVGRATLADDLPPLGKALSVIDAQFIGQQGDMIALESDQPFTPLILRGSRPQTGQVLLFQTVPVDGRPGVLEASSIRSRGAAACSDPSRWVAHVTPEGVGFETRIFVAHPGASLNAQVTLAGFNETGQRLQEVSLQVLEGQSQIGLSQELFHEQPVSHFGICSAEPTPVVAGYRFVDGPGATAHTPASAVMDTEFLLYPGEWANVFDGMSIINQGDESALVEAVLLTAAGEEVRRVALVENLAPRAKHLAVLDAEFIGFTGDVIRIESSQPSTLLLLRGTRPNLVPMLLFETVPIPVHAPR